Below is a window of Gammaproteobacteria bacterium DNA.
CAATCGGTAGAACCTTGCAAGGGATCACGCTTGCGCCGACTTCGCAAGGCTGGCAGGCAAGGAATGTCAGAAGCAGATTCCTTGACTCAGCCACGAGAATGGAGGGAACGACAGCGTGAAGGTTGGCCTGGTGGGCTTCCCGGGTTCCGGGAAGACGACCGTGTTCAATGCGATGACCGGTCAGGACGCCCCGGTCGGATACGGGGGCGAGGTGCGCCGCGCCGTAGTGGACGTGCCCGATCCCCGGGTGGAGTGGCTCTCGGCCCTCTACCGGCCGAAGAAGACCACCTTCGCCAGCATCGTCTTCTGCGACATCCCCGGAGAACACGGTTCCGAACAGCGCGGGCTCTCGACCGCGGCGCTGCAGCAGGTGCGCGACCAGGACGCCCTCTGCCTCGTTCTGCGCGGCTTCGACAACCCGGCGCTCGAGCACGCCCCCGCTCCCGCCGCCGAGCTCGAGGCGTTCCACGCCGAATGCGTCCTCGCCGATCTGGTGTTCGTCGAACGCTGGCTGGAGCGGGCGCGCAAGGAGGCGAAGCGCGGGCTCGAGGTGGCGGCCTTCGAGCGCATGCGGGAGACGCTGGAATCGGAACGGCCGCTGCGCGTGCTTCCCGAATCGGAGCTCGATCGTTCGCTCCTGCGCGGCTATTCGCTGGTCACCGACGCGCCGCTGCTGGCCGTGCTCAACCGCGAGGAAGACGACGCAGGGGAGTCGCTGGCGGATGAACTCGAAGGCGCGCTGGCCCGCATGGGCGCCGCGGGCATGACCCTTTCGGCCAGCCTCGAGGCGGAGATCGCGATGCTCGAGCCCGCGGACCAGCAGGAGTTTCTGCGCGACATGGGGCTGGCCGAGCCCGCCCTCGACCGCTTCATTCGCGCGGCCTACCAGCTGCAGGACCTGATCTCCTTCTTCACTGTGGCGGGGCCGGAGGTGCGAGCCTGGACCATCCGCGCGGGCACCGACGCGCGCCGAGCCGCCGGGAAGATCCACTCGGACATGGAGCGGGGCTTCATCCGGGCGGAGGTCATCCCCTGCGATGTCCTGGAGGAATACGGATCGGAGCAGGCGGTGAAGGCGGCCGGGCGGCTGCGGGTGGAAGGAAGGGACTACGTCGTGCAGGACGGGGATGTCCTGCGGGTGCTCTTTAACGTGTAGCAGAACGTCTGAAGTGAGGGCTGGAATACGTAGAATGCGTAAATTATGCAAAACACGTAGAACGGGCGCGCGCCTCGTGATGGCTCCGCTGGTCGCGGCGTGGATGGCCCCGCAGGCCGTGGCAGCTTGGATGACCCCGCTGGTCGCGGCGTGGATGGCCTCGCTGGCCGTCGCGGGCTCGGCTGGCGCCCAGACGCCGTCGCGCGCCGAACTGCTCGGGGTCGCGCGCGAGGTGGTGGAAGGGGCGGCGTTCGTGTCGCTGGCGACGCTGGACGAGGAGGGCTTTCCGGCCGTACGCGCCATGGACCCGCTCCCGCCGAACGAGAACTGGGTCGTCTGGCTGGCCACCAACCCCGGCAGCCGCAAGGTGGAGCAATTGCGCGCCAATCCCCGGGTGGCGCTCCACTATCTCGCGGAAGGCGTGCCGGCGTACGTCACTGTCATCGGCCGGGCGCGCCTGGTCGACGACCCGGAGATGAAGGCCCGTCACTGGAAGGAGTCGTGGACGCCGTTCTACCCGGACCGGGACGAGAGCGTGCTGCTGATCGAGGTGACGCCGATTCGGCTCGAGGTGGTGTCGGAGGCGCACGGAGCGCCGGGCGATCCCGAGACGTGGCGGGCGCATGTGGTGGAGTTCGGGTCCCGCGGGGGGAGCCGACGGGCGGGCCGGGCGCCAGCCAGGCAGCTTGCGCGGCAGCTTCTCGCAGATGGCATCCATCTGCCTCCGGTGGACCGCTCCGACGATGGCGAGCAGAACACCGGAGACAGGTGGCGGCCAGTTGACGCCGCCTCCGCCGCACGCCGAATATCCGGCTCGAGGTCGCCCCGAGCCCCTCAATTGTCGACGGCTTCCCGAGCAGCGGCCTCGATCTCCCATGGGATCTCCGAATCGCGATAGAGCGCAGCCCCGTTCGAGAGCGTGAGACCGTCGCCTTTCCCCGGGGCGGCAGGATGCACCGATGGGACCGGGGCCAAATCCCTCCAGACCTGTCTCGGCGCGTCGGCCAGCATCTTCCCCCCGCGCGTGAAGAACACCACCGTCCCGTCCGTGGCCACCGATACCTTCACCTGCCCCTCGTGAACCGCGCGATGATGCCGCCGGCATAGCAGCATCGTGTTTCTCAGGCTGGTCTCGCCCCCGTCGGCCCAGTGCTTCACGTGATGCGCCTCGGTGAACCGGCAGCCACACGCGGGAAAGCGGCATCCCCGGTCGCGTTCCTCCAACGCCCGCCGGATGTGCGGTGGAATCGTCCGATCCGATAATTCTGTAACTGACATGACCACAACATAATACAACGACTAGCCAGCGCAGGTTATCACTATCGGTATCCACATCCTGAGCTAGGAATCCATTGGATCTCATGAGAGGTCTGTGGACGAGTGCGAGACCGACTCGAAGCCGTTCCCTTTGCCTCGGGGAGGCGGACGCTAACGAGCACTGACGGGTAGGAGAACG
It encodes the following:
- a CDS encoding DUF933 domain-containing protein, whose protein sequence is MKVGLVGFPGSGKTTVFNAMTGQDAPVGYGGEVRRAVVDVPDPRVEWLSALYRPKKTTFASIVFCDIPGEHGSEQRGLSTAALQQVRDQDALCLVLRGFDNPALEHAPAPAAELEAFHAECVLADLVFVERWLERARKEAKRGLEVAAFERMRETLESERPLRVLPESELDRSLLRGYSLVTDAPLLAVLNREEDDAGESLADELEGALARMGAAGMTLSASLEAEIAMLEPADQQEFLRDMGLAEPALDRFIRAAYQLQDLISFFTVAGPEVRAWTIRAGTDARRAAGKIHSDMERGFIRAEVIPCDVLEEYGSEQAVKAAGRLRVEGRDYVVQDGDVLRVLFNV
- a CDS encoding pyridoxamine 5'-phosphate oxidase family protein — its product is MAPLVAAWMAPQAVAAWMTPLVAAWMASLAVAGSAGAQTPSRAELLGVAREVVEGAAFVSLATLDEEGFPAVRAMDPLPPNENWVVWLATNPGSRKVEQLRANPRVALHYLAEGVPAYVTVIGRARLVDDPEMKARHWKESWTPFYPDRDESVLLIEVTPIRLEVVSEAHGAPGDPETWRAHVVEFGSRGGSRRAGRAPARQLARQLLADGIHLPPVDRSDDGEQNTGDRWRPVDAASAARRISGSRSPRAPQLSTASRAAASISHGISESR
- a CDS encoding HNH endonuclease signature motif containing protein, whose protein sequence is MSVTELSDRTIPPHIRRALEERDRGCRFPACGCRFTEAHHVKHWADGGETSLRNTMLLCRRHHRAVHEGQVKVSVATDGTVVFFTRGGKMLADAPRQVWRDLAPVPSVHPAAPGKGDGLTLSNGAALYRDSEIPWEIEAAAREAVDN